A stretch of the Fusarium musae strain F31 chromosome 2, whole genome shotgun sequence genome encodes the following:
- a CDS encoding hypothetical protein (EggNog:ENOG41) translates to MASHGPSTVSGGIPWDELIKFAEEKKAEEAKTGHPAQLNKQQIAAISQLIELVHEIEVEDFWVSDLNQYCQQNKIPTPQFTQETFNQQVYGMPFPRSRVFCNLPSENIKFPQEGRGYETGQQVPTFKKVQKAKNFAAMHALKYLRIEEPAPRGSKRAPPESQESPAHARIKKEKENSDGGLSMATTSLRPGARSVPTSTPLASATTHGPTVRERVAGLGERMGFGIPEYHIEQDNEQEDTWKGRPIFRHDGRIPENMGVVDGAVGRQEAEILVAEKVLEWLEKEEKNRGDQYASLMDSTS, encoded by the exons ATGGCGTCTCACGGCCCTTCAACTGTCAGTGGTGGTATCCCTTGGGATGAACTCATAAAGTTCGCAGAGGAGAAAAAAGccgaagaagcaaagacgGGGCATCCTGCGCAGCTTAACAAGCAGCAGATCGCCGCCATCTCGCAACTCATCGAGCTTGTTCATGAGATTGAAGTGGAAGATTTCTGGGTTAGCGATTTGAATC AGTACTGTCAGCAGAACAAGATTCCAACTCCTCAGTTCACTCAAGAGACCTTCAATCAACAAGTCTACGGAATGCCTTTTCCTCGATCTCGTGTCTTCTGCAATCTTCCATCTGAAAACATCAAGTTTCCCCAGGAGGGCCGTGGCTACGAGACTGGTCAACAGGTTCCGACGTTCAAAAAGGTTcaaaaagctaaaaacttTGCTGCCATGCACGCACTCAAGTACCTCCGCATCGAAGAGCCAGCACCTCGAGGCAGCAAGAGAGCCCCTCCAGAGTCACAAGAGTCTCCTGCGCATGCTAGgatcaagaaagagaaagaaaactcggaTGGCGGTCTCTCCATGGCTACTACATCTCTTCGTCCAGGCGCTCGCAGCGTCCCAACTAGTACTCCATTGGCTTCTGCCACCACTCATGGCCCTACCGTTCGTGAGCGCGTCGCTGGTCTCGGTGAGCGCATGGGCTTCGGTATTCCTGAGTACCATATCGAACAGGACAATGAACAAGAAGATACCTGGAAAGGGCGTCCTATTTTCAGGCATGATGGGCGGATTCCGGAGAATATGGGTGTTGTAGACGGGGCCGTGGGAAGACAGGAAGCTGAGATCTTGGTCGCGGAGAAGGTGCTTGAGTGGctagagaaggaagagaagaacagaGGTGACCAATATGCGAGCCTCATGGACTCGACCTCCTGA
- a CDS encoding hypothetical protein (EggNog:ENOG41), protein MADEAHFDVEGKMQNRPPRSRGDRGRGKGGGGGHGREVQVSKALSKLLRHQAANAGIQLDDEGYAPLDAVLAWGPLRSLKVTFDDIQSIVNSNDKQRFTLKPNTVKNPSLDTKSTTPADYLIRANQGHSIKLESAALLAPMTLEGGNVPERVLHGSFFYFWPRIVESGGLKPMSRNHVHCSTGTPEEGVVSGMRKDAELIIEIDVEASLKGGVKWWLSDNGVLLTEGDEQGVLSTKYFKLVTGRKVDVGVLWQDGQWISDLPAGLKISPPFGKGPRQGGGRGDRR, encoded by the exons ATGGCTGACGAGGCTCATTTCGATGTTGAGGGCAAGATGCAGAATAGAcccccaagatcaagaggcGACAGGGGACGAGGGaaaggcggcggcggcggtcaTGGAAGAGAGGTGCAGGTGTCGAAGGCCCTGTCCAAGCTCTTGAGACATCAAGCAGCTAATGCTGGCATCCaacttgatgatgaaggctATGCGCCCTTGGATGCTGTG CTCGCCTGGGGCCCTTTGCGATCTTTAAAGGTCACGTTTGATGACATCCAGTCCATTGTCAATTCTAACGACAAGCAACGGTTTACACTCAAGCCCAACACCGTCAAGAACCCTTCCCTGGATACTAAATCCACCACCCCCGCCGATTATCTCATCCGTGCCAACCAAGGTCActccatcaagcttgagtcGGCCGCTCTTCTGGCGCCCATGACACTAGAGGGAGGTAACGTCCCTGAGCGTGTCCTTCACGGAtccttcttttacttttgGCCACGCATCGTCGAGTCCGGCGGCCTCAAGCCCATGAGTCGTAATCATGTCCACTGCTCAACTGGAACGCCCGAGGAAGGCGTCGTTAGCGGGATGCGTAAGGACGCAGAGCTGATTATCGAGATAGACGTTGAAGCAAGCTTGAAGGGTGGCGTGAAGTGGTGGCTGAGTGACAATGGAGTGTTGCTGACGGAAGGCGACGAACAAGGGGTTTTGAGCACCAAGTACTTCAAGTTGGTGACAGGTCgcaaggttgatgttgggGTACTGTGGCAAGACGGTCAGTGGATTTCTGATCTACCAGCTGGGTTGAAGATAAGTCCCCCGTTTGGAAAGGGTCCTCGACAGGGTGGAGGAAGGGGAGATAGACGTTGA
- a CDS encoding hypothetical protein (EggNog:ENOG41) has protein sequence MATADLQSDASSSTVIAHADSHRQSHSSSKLPAFRFTDRRSSSCGSVPLANKGDPLSLSSSNQYNHNRNQNLDSRNNNKDDLTSDYLDHKPTTSAAASTPTSPLANTVDSASAALPLQSSIAPSIVSPNSDPSTITPTVSVAPTTVSSVSADPGPVSPPSPAVSGPLTAPDPGTTPAPATLATTHSHTSHPTTHHRDEKHVVSALTSAPASASAPTDPSTNTASSTSQPNEPKSSNESDTRLLSQNNSRTSSVHPSSSVIQLSPGVKRPASFDAHVPDAISPHPAPPTFKSRTRRPLVSRRSTAGTSSTGPPPSLNSERLQAIEAAQEGQSTWPSSSDNSPQQSPSGQRELLLPKTLSRTNSDERRASASHRPPVSYRPPLTSNSSTESSPSTAVRVPPIRSFRSSGSRKSLTLDMNSRPRFHDSGDEVEDTNHDRTLRALEGRGNDDALRSAPLASSRRGAFDNEDTGDVFLKIAREETSQRQTDEHSQEDTRSVVSRATRFTHRRPLSSVVPIHQPASPPRVRRRLSDQQDTARSRSRGYEDDRATEISRMPTYRTLPREKAASAHPGEDAGRMRGSTSTMRPSPTTPRSIVFQEPSSENSMYSRRRSSVTDNNVSGQNRGSAYKFMGHGHNKTYNSSPLVRSFDFQRQASHETGNGAEGTESTLSNTAPSTVWDELDDLKSRIHRLELTGKLPSTSGAAVSRLSDDRPPTATTTATTMSSSPKRVENGHQNTNADAVSTTSSHHRESHSILQSALAKSKVLLDTEVYQALESAANDAMTLASMMGTPGLPGPISSGASTIGSNATVTDRQLRRKAESVCRSLTELCLALGEDATQTRIPRQSIEVPPPAQNDAPTTPTIGKNFSGFSQHRQSIGRNDQSAAKEHLTSPRTLSKFEERRLNILNGSSLPTTSRVSNSIPSTPIEPISNRRSSLLVSRSRRAGTEEPDEGRKSSLLLRTRRAGTEEPDEGRRTSLFVRNRRNTVGEEGEEESRFRAPSRAPTELGSTIRVVTQDQTSQQQQQQFSPSADSTSAIPRRRFVSSNLGVSRLATPSLNTATPPRRYMERPAQQDHGHSAVDKLAEERAQRYTSLGQTTMVNRTSSMIRRPKRDSIASANPSAAAGSYR, from the exons ATGGCCACAGCTGATCTCCAATCTGACGCTTCCTCATCTACTGTCATTGCCCACGCAGACTCACACCGGCAAAGCCACAGTTCTTCCAAGTTGCCCGCTTTCCGCTTCACTGACCGGCGAAGCAGCAGCTGTGGAAGTGTGCCCCTAGCTAATAAGGGTGACCCCCTGTCCCttagcagcagcaaccaGTACAACCATAACAGAAACCAAAATCTCGATTCGAGAAACAATAACAAGGACGACCTCACCAGCGATTACCTTGACCACAAACCAACTACATcggcagcagcctcaacaccaacctcaCCACTCGCCAATACTGTGGATAGCGCATCAGCGGCGCTTCCTCTGCAGTCTTCGATTGCGCCGTCAATTGTCTCACCCAATTCAGACCCCAGTACTATTACTCCGACTGTCTCAGTCGCACCGACCACAGTATCATCTGTATCAGCAGACCCAGGCCCAGTGTCCCCCCCGAGCCCTGCTGTTAGTGGACCATTGACAGCGCCCGACCCCGgcacaacaccagcaccgGCAACTCTCGCGACGACCCATTCTCACACTTCTCACCCGACAACGCATCACCGCGACGAAAAACACGTTGTCTCTGCATTAACATCTGcgcctgcatctgcatctgcgcCCACAGACCCATCAACGAACACGgcatcctcaacctcgcaGCCCAACGAACCCAAGTCATCCAACGAATCCGACACAAGACTGCTCTCACAAAACAATTCCAGGACGTCCTCGGTtcatccatcgtcatcggtgATCCAACTCTCGCCTGGGGTTAAGCGTCCCGCATCTTTTGACGCACATGTACCTGACGCGATCTCCCCGCATCCTGCTCCTCCAACCTTTAAGTCTCGGACTCGGCGACCACTGGTGTCGCGAAGATCGACTGCTGGTACCTCTTCGACTGGCCCACCACCTTCTTTGAACTCTGAGCGCCTGCAAGCCATCGAAGCCGCCCAGGAAGGTCAATCCACTTGGCCCTCCTCAAGTGATAATTCACCACAGCAATCGCCATCTGGCCAACGCGAATTACTTCTGCCCAAAACGCTGTCCAGAACCAACTCAGATGAGAGGCGAGCATCTGCCTCCCATCGCCCTCCCGTTTCATACCGACCACCTCTCACCTCCAATAGTAGCACTGAATCATCGCCGTCAACCGCTGTTCGTGTTCCCCCAATTCGATCTTTCCGATCTTCAGGCTCCCGCAAGAGCCTCACTCTCGATATGAATTCGAGGCCGCGTTTCCACGACTCCGGCGACGAAGTTGAAGACACCAACCATGACCGTACCCTGCGCGCCTTGGAGGGCAGGGGTAATGATGATGCACTTCGGTCAGCTCCTTTAGCCTCAAGCCGCCGTGGCGCCTTCGATAATGAAGATACTGGCGACGTTTTCCTTAAGATTGCCAGGGAGGAAACTTCCCAGCGTCAAACAGACGAGCACTCCCAAGAAGATACACGCAGCGTAGTG TCCCGAGCGACGCGATTTACCCACCGAAGACCGTTATCCTCCGTAGTCCCTATACATCAGCCTGCGTCCCCTCCTAGGGTTCGGCGCCGGCTTTCTGATCAACAAGACACTGCGCGATCACGATCAAGAGGCTACGAAGACGACCGGGCCACTGAAATTTCTCGCATGCCAACTTATCGCACACTGCCACGAGAAAAAGCAGCATCTGCGCATCCTGGAGAAGATGCAGGACGCATGCGAGGCTCGACCTCAACCATGCGGCCGTCCCCCACCACACCTCGATCGATAGTTTTCCAGGAACCTAGTTCCGAAAATTCCATGTATTCTCGTCGAAGATCCTCTGTTACGGACAATAATGTAAGTGGGCAAAACCGAGGCTCTGCGTACAAATTCATGGGTCATGGTCACAACAAGACGTATAATTCCTCCCCTCTGGTCCGGTCATTCGATTTCCAGCGTCAAGCAAGTCATGAGACTGGCAACGGGGCTGAGGGAACGGAATCGACTTTGTCGAATACGGCCCCCTCCACGGTATGGGACGAACTAGACGACCTCAAATCAAGAATACATCGGCTGGAACTGACTGGTAAGCTGCCTTCAACTTCCGGCGCCGCAGTATCGAGATTATCAGACGACCGACCTCCGACGGCGACTACTACAGCGACGACTATGTCCTCTTCCCCCAAGCGAGTTGAGAATGGTCATCAGAACACGAATGCCGACGCCGTTAGCACCACGTCCTCCCACCACCGAGAGTCACATTCCATTCTTCAATCCGCCCTTGCTAAGTCCAAGGTTCTACTCGACACAGAAGTTTACCAGGCCCTAGAGTCTGCTGCCAACGATGCCATGACCCTCGCTTCCATGATGGGAACACCTGGCTTACCTGGGCCCATTTCGAGCGGCGCCAGCACGATAGGCTCTAACGCAACTGTTACTGATCGCCAATTGAGACGAAAGGCTGAGAGTGTGTGTCGCAGCTTAACAGAGCTTTGCCTCGCGTTGGGCGAGGACGCTACCCAGACACGTATACCGCGGCAGTCAATTGAAGTCCCACCACCTGCTCAGAATGACGCGCCCACTACACCGACGATTGGCAAAAACTTTAGTGGCTTTTCTCAACATCGACAGAGCATTGGGAGAAACGATCAGAGTGCCGCCAAGGAACATCTTACTAGCCCCAGGACTCTATCCAAATTTGAAGAGAGAAGGCTCAACATTCTTAATGGTAGTTCTCTACCTACTACATCACGTGTGTCCAACTCGATACCATCGACACCGATCGAGCCGATCTCGAATCGgcgttcttctcttttggtTTCTCGATCTCGCCGTGCTGGTACCGAAGAACCCGACGAAGGCAGGAAGTCATCGCTCCTACTAAGAACCAGAAGAGCTGGTACTGAGGAGCCTGATGAAGGCCGTAGAACATCTTTATTCGTCCGTAACCGTAGAAACACGGTCggcgaagagggcgaggaagaaTCAAGGTTCCGGGCGCCTTCTCGAGCACCTACTGAGCTTGGCAGTACGATTCGAGTTGTGACGCAGGATCAAACgtcacagcagcagcagcagcaatttTCACCGTCAGCTGATAGTACATCTGCCATCCCGCGCCGGCGCTTTGTTTCGTCGAACCTCGGTGTGTCTAGGCTGGCGACGCCATCACTTAACACAGCAACACCTCCTCGAAGATACATGGAGAGACCGGCACAGCAAGACCACGGTCATAGCGCCGTCGACAAACTTGCCGAAGAGCGTGCACAACGCTACACCTCTCTTGGGCAAACAACCATGGTCAATCGGACCAGCAGTATGATCAGAAGACCCAAACGGGACAGCATTGCGTCCGCCAATCCTTCTGCAGCTGCTGGCAGCTACAGATGA